The following DNA comes from Rhinatrema bivittatum chromosome 17, aRhiBiv1.1, whole genome shotgun sequence.
AATTCTTAGGTGTGACTATCatatcattcaaaaattgaaataaataaagtgtttgaTAAAATTTTAGTTTAATGCAAGTGATCACCTATTCATATTTAttatcacacacaaacacttgaTTTTTGCTTACTGCTAGCCTATCCTTTTTTATTTACTGTACTGTATATATTTATCTATTGAAAAAGTTACAAGGAAAACAGCTTTTCTCCAAAATATCTCTTGTAGGTTGCTGGAGGTAAAACATATTTTGATTAAATAACCCTGTGAATATACACAGCTCTGTTTAAGAAAAGGTACATGATTACACTAGTCCTGCTGCACAGAGTTCATAATCTAAGTGCCAGATGtactaaagcatttttttttttttttgtgtatggggAAACTTTGAGTACAGGTAGGCGAAGTGATTTGCTGAAGGTCACATACTGAACGGCGAGTTGGAAAATGCAACCTGATGCGCAGGCTCGGTGCTCTAACCCACAGGTTAGGCTCCCAGcatggaatatttattttattgaaaatgaGAAGGTACTAGAACCTGCTGGAGTCAAAAGATTTCAGCCTCTCCTATTCTGCCGATctgcagcagtgtgtgtgtgtgtgtgtacacctgTGGCTCCACAGTTCGGTGCTTGCGTCTGAATGCCATGGAAAGAGAGTCCGTGCCAGGCGTGGGAAGGCCAAGGATGCCATTTGCTAATCCTCCtgaggcaaaaaaaataaaataaaaagggaggTTGCTGGTGCTGCCAGAACCTGCCTCCTTTCTCTGCCACAGACAGTCATTTTAAATTGCCAGGAGCAAGAACTCTGACGGAAGAAGTTACTCAAGCAGATTTTTAAGGATTTTGGTTTGAGTCAGATTTAGCGGAAACATCTTACACAGACCTACTTGTAAATTACCGTGAATTGGGATCTGTCACACAAATTAGTAACATAAGCAGTCATCAGTATTCTCAAACTGCCCAAGAACGGATAGGAATTGTTTCTTTGAGCACACCATTTCCAAGGGTAGAGGCATGGAATTATTAGATCGGATGCCTTAGGCCCCCAAAACTCTCCCTCACCAGGAAGCTGCCTATTCCCCCAGGTCATGGTCTGTAATGGAATCCCTCTTGCAAATACCGGGAACACTGTCATTTCCTTGTTTGAACAAAGCTTCGTCATTACCTGTCAGGAATCAGTTGGCTGGAAGGTTGGTCAGATAATTAAGATTTTATTACAAGCTTTCTCCCAGACCAGTAGGAGAAGCCAAGTAGCCTAAAATCAGCAACCAAAGATGCTGTGGGGGGCATTTTGCCCCTCATCAAGGCAGTGACATCCCCAAACAGTTTTGTGCTGTTCTAAGAATCCACATTTACCCATAAAGACTAATTGGGGTAATTCTTGTATATTTGTTTAGTGTCGAGTCCTAGTTTGTTCATTTAATGCCAAGTCTTATGGCAGGGGtagtcaactccagtcctcaagagccacaaacaagccaggttttcagaatgcccacaatgaatatgcatgagttagatttgcatacactgaactgtatgaaaatctctctcgtgcaaattcattgtggatatcctgaaaacctgccttgTGGCTCTCagagaccagagttggccacccctggttttCTAAGTAACGTTTCAAGGAAATCCAATCCTTGTTTGCATTGGGCAaagagttataaaataaagactgGACTAATAGCTCatgaattaaatctgaagggGTTCATCAATATGCTGATTAAAGATGGTTTTTACAAGCTTCAActattaaagaaactcaaatcACTCCTCTACcacaatgattttagaacagttcttcAAGCTTTGATTCTTTCTAAGATAGATTATTATAACGCCCTCTTGTTGGGCCTTTCAATGGCCACTATTAGACCCCCTTCAATTACTCCAGAATACAGCCGTGAGAATTTTAACAGGCTCCAGGTAGTATGATCATATTTcacccattctaaaagatctccattggttgccaattccTCATCGAAAACATTATAAGGTTTTATCTTTGATTCACAAATCATTATATAACGACAATGTCGAATGGTTACTCCTGCTCTTCACTTTTATACACCCCATCAAATTCTGCGCTCTAGTAACAAGGGTTTGTTAACTATACCATCTCCTAGGCTGGCCCACTTAAACTGTatcagagagagagcactgtaatTGGGcggacccatattatggaacacattaccatcTGACTTAAGGCTTGATAGCAACTTTCAAACATTTAGGAAGAACTTAAAAGCCTGGCTCTTCTGGCAGGTTTTTGATGAGCATAAATGACATCTAAGGTCCTAATAGGCTTTTCTTTCTTAAGCCTTTTCATGCTTTGATTTATAAGATgatgggttttttctttttaattatatgttttatttaatttcttgttttatttaatgtatttttatcaagttatgcatgttttatgaattgatgtttcattttttatattacatgttttatttaattttgttttatttattgcattttattaagttatatatgttttactttttatatgatatCGATGATGTTATTATTTTCTATTGCTGTTGTTTATTAATTTACTTCCATATGAACCGGTATGATTTTTTaggaatatcagtatataaaagtaaataaataaatgatgacatagaagCAAGCTGAGAATGCTGAAGGAACAAACAACCCATACCAGGAAGGGAAATCATTAGGATTTTATTTAGCTTCCAACTGAATTATTTGCATTTTTGCTCGTATGTCTGCTTTAAGACTCCTGGCTTTTTCTTGGATCCCCATTTACCAGGCAAAAAAGCTGAAGCTGTTAATTAGGCCTTGGAAAAAAatatgctgctgttgctgtttgCTTTAATTGGAgacccagtttggatgcaaatctatcttgtgcatattcactgtagcTAAAACCAGACTCATTAGGTATGAGTACTGGGTTGGAAACATTGCCATAGTTTATGATCAATATATATACCAGACCTGTCTGTTGGAAATGGAGTAAGGGACCCTCTGAAAGCTGCTTCTGGCCTCTGTTTCTTTCTGTTAGTTGTGTGCCATGCTGCCTCTTGTCCAATCACAGAGCTAAGCATCCAGGTATGGACCCTGATTTACTGTATCACACCCTGTATCGCAGCCAACCTCATCTTCTATAAAGATGTTCCACATAGGAAACTACCAGCCTGGTCCATCCTTGGTGCCTGAACCAGATGTTGTACTTGTCGCTGGCTGTGCAAGTATTTCCAGTTCAGAACACTTAGCTTTATCATAGTACTCATCACTTAGATGTCTTATAGCATTCAGACAGGAATGCCTAAGTGCAGTCCGTTCAGGAGTAAAAGGCCTAATTGCTGGGTGTCTCGCACACTAACTGCACGAAAATTCCCAAAGTAATGAGGGGGGGTAGAAGGAATATTATTACTTGATAATTCCAGTCGGATAAACTGATGCACAGGAAGGGAAAGTGAGTTTGTCTAAGTTTGTACAGAAAATGGGTACTAGAGGAGATTTGCACTCCCGGTCCAGTTGTAGTTGTGTTCCGTTCATTAGTGCATGTAAGCACTTTCCCCTGGGGTTAAGCACGCCGCACGCTCAGAGATTCATTTCTGGCATGACAGCCCAAGTCTTAAATTGGAAGGGAAGCTTCTCAGCCTGATATATTTTCAGCAAGGGAGGTTTGAATTGAGATTTTGAAAGTTTGAAccagaaagagaaaacaaagcaGCATTTAATGGGTTGGGTTGGCACTagcacaatacattttttttgctatttcttcCCTCAAGAGAAAATAGAGATGCCTGGATATTTGTACTGAGTAGGTGTTGTTCACTGGTACCTAAGGTCGTCTTCTGACGCGTTTCTCccgttttttttttgtctccagcaGACACTTTGGCACAGCGTGGACTCCTGAATTGTCAACTGGAAAGGGAAGGGCCCTGTGCAGATACTTTATATCCATCTCGTTGGCGTGAACAGGACTCGGCAATAGGATCCTATGGTAGTATAACCAAAAAAGAATATACAGGAAAGGCTTTGTACGATCATGGCTacttcattttcaaagcagaataaAAGAGTCTTTTGAGTATAAAAAGTGAGTCATGTCCCAACCCATCCATGAGGCACATGATAGTACCCTGGGGACTATGATGGCATAGGATTTCCTCACATCCTATCCAAGTCCTGGGATTAAGAAAGTGCAAAGCAAGCGTAATTTACAAGCAATATCTAAATATCTTACTGGGAAAGGAGCCATTCCCTTTATTCACCCTTTTGATTGTAACAATTTCAGAATAATGCATTTCAATTAGCATTTGGTGTCAGATGAGACAAGTGcccaaagcaaaataaaatgtcAGTACTGTaaaattatattataaaaatatcaCTAGTCTACTTTGGTTTTGTTGCACTATTATGGTAACATTATATTAagagtttgttttttaaatattgattttGCAATGCAAGCTATACAACGTTTGAATGCAAATGGATTTCCAGATTCTACATTACCGTGTACAACAGCCACACTAATACTGCTGGCTGTGTAGATTATTACAGAGCCTTGTGGTTAGGCATGGGAAAGGTGGTTACTGCAGGGAACTAACTGGGAATTTTGGGTGCTTTTCTATCTCAAATAGTGGAGTAGAgagtaggtaaaaaaaaaaaaaaaaaagtgtcctagCTAAGAAGAAATCTCACAGATGGTCAGActttctgtggctggcagctagGATGTATCCTTAGAATaagtgagcagactggatgggctggatTGTCATTTACTGTTACTAATTTCTATTGGGAGGTGGGACACAAGCTATTAACAACCCTCCCCTCCAAACATTACATGGGATTGTTTAACTTTCTCTAAATACTGCTCTCTTGTATTTCACAACTTTCCTTTGTGCATCCAGGAGGCGGCGTAGGAGCTGTATTTATATAGAAATGTGAAAGCCATTCCTGCTCCAGAACATGTCCTTACATGTGCAGGATGGGATCTTCCCAGACAAACGACTCTTTTGTTAATTCTGTGCACTCTCGTTTGGAAAAGAAATTCAGTTCATCATGTGTAAGAAAGGACAGCTGCATTGTGCGACACTCTTGTGATGTACAAACAGGGAGAAATAGTTTTGGAATCTGCtagatttattcatttaaaaaaaaaaagcaaaggattTGCACAGGAAAACACGCAAGGCATGGGGGATGTGGTCTGAAACTATTTAAAGCTTGGGAGAAGAGATCAAATGGGTTGTTCCTGTGTCACTCCTGACTCTTTCTGGCCTGACAGGGTCAAATGCAGCTCAGGCACCATGACTGAGCTCCGGAGAAAGAGGGTGGATGGCTGCTGTGGCTGCAGTGACCTCTACAGGCCAAAGAGTGGCACTGATGGTCAGTCTCGGATCCTTCTCTCCAGTGCAAAACGCCAGTAAGAGTGTGCATGTCAAGCAGGCCGTCTCTGAAAGGAGGAtatatgaaagaaagaaaaatggtggggggaagggaattttGATAGATTTCAAAAAATAAGAGCAGGTGTTCCTGAAGCTCAGCTGCCAAGGACTCAGCCACTCTTAATGCTAACTTAAATCACCCTCAATCTGCCTGCAAACTGACCCTAGGATCTACAACAGGATGGGCAggcagaatgaaaagtgatttaacaaAGCTAGAGGCCCAGTTAAATGCTTGGCAGCTGAGCTTCAATGCAACAAGACTGGAAAGGTGAACGCCATGGAGTACAAAACATTTCCAAAGGCATTTGTAATATTGACTGTTGATGTTCCAAAATGCATGTGTGTAAAACATTGGGAGGTTGTACTTGTCTATGTGAGCGAGCATCagatgttttgtgtgtgtgtgcgtctgtgtgtgtgtgtaaaacagaGAATGTTGATTTTGTGGACATGTTACAGAGAGGCAAGTCGTGTGTGGCTCTGTGTTTGAAGGGGCAGCTGTGTGTAAAAGGCGgtggctgtgtgtgtgcatgtgtaaaaGAGACAAGGTGACATTGTGTGTTTGAGAAAtagagtgtatatatatatatatatatatatatatatatatatatatatatatatatgtgtgtgtgtgtagtttattgtttactgttaagcaatgtgatatcattgatgaatgtcagtatataaaaccattaaataaataaataaatgtgcgtgtgtgtgtgtgtgtgtgtgtgtgtgtgtgtgtgtgtgtgtgtatatgtttatgtCCCTGCCAGTTTCCATCCTTGTGCTTTTTCAACTTAATGTGCATAAGTTCTGAGAACATAAAACCAATTAAAGCTTGTGTGGTCTTGGATGCAGGAATGGGCACCATCTTGCTATAATCTCAGGTAGCTAACATATGCACCTATTTTTCCAATGTCACTGCACTTACATATATAATTTTCCCAGCAATAGAAAATCATACGCATAAGTTGCAAATAGGACATTAACGGACACTGGCTTTGATATGAGGTATTGTTTGGCATTTCCTGTAAAGAATACCTAAATAAAGGCAGAGCCATGGGTTTGAGGAAAAAGAAATCCAGGGGAGCagtatgggatggggggggggggggggttatggatGTAGGGAAAAGATGTCAAGACCTTGGGGTGCTCTTCTCTCATGATCTCAAGGTAATGAAATGGTGCAACAAGGCCATGGCCTGAGCCAGAGggagaggtataaccagcaggaaaaagggtgCTCGTACCGCTGTACAGGGCATTGGTGGGATCTCACCGGGAAtgctgtgtccagttctggaggccttaCCGAAAGGATGGGAACAGAGctgagatggtccagagaaggataCTAAAATGGGGAAGGACCTTAGAGAAGAGAGGGGGCGGACATGATAAAGATAATGAACATacctcaaaagtataaataatgtaAAAGAACCCAACCTTTTTCAGTGGAGAGGAAACTAGAATACGAGATTGCAGTGTTACATGTACGAGAAGTTGGGGAATTAGCACTTAACAGCAGAAtggatgaagtggactctgtccccGAAAGCTCAGGCTTTAATAAACTGGTTAttttataaggtgccacccaactCCTGTCGTTTTTAGCCTGTGGCACCTGCTTGTctagcaaaagcaaagcacaaaacTGAAGCAGAAATATTATATAATACTTATTAGCAATTATAAAGCTCTtatgatcaaaaatcaaaaacttagAACACGAATACTGATTTCTTGTGTGACATGTCAAGAagtgtttcattgccttttcatTGCTCCTTATTACAAGTTATATCTGCACTGGGGACTAAGGACCTATGTAAGCAATAACATCACAGAATGGGTGATGGATGGAAGgtggtaaataataaaaaaaaaaaataccagtaaCTGACTTTgaaaaagcctgggataagcacagaattGCAAAGGGATGActggaaaaatgaaaatgaactgGGGCCTATGGCACTGTACAGGCAACAAAAGTAGGCAGGCTGGATGAGCCTTACCATTGTTTTCTGCTGTCTGAATTCGGTGCTCCCTAGGAGCTTTGGGCAATAATCCCTGCTGAAGCTGGTCGTGCTAGAATGGGCTGCTGTGTTACAGCATGACACAACTCTCAGGGTCGCCAGGAAAAGCCTTTTACCTTCATGTCCCCTAGGAGCCCAATGCCCTCTTTGCAGTAACCCAGGCCCTTAACTGCTGATGCCTGCTGGagttagggttgccagctggcaaGTTTCCTGGCTGGCAGGGCCAGCACAAGCTCAAAAAATGGCAGCTGTAAAAGCCGGTTTTGAACTGCCTCCCATGCTGCTGGCtgggttaaaaaacaaacaggacaggtaccattttttttaactaaataaggAGGGGGAGGTGGCCAACCTGTACAGGTGAGACACCATCCTCTTACCTGTGTGCTTCAGTGGAGTGCAGTGGCATCTCCCTCATAATTACAGAACTTATTCATTCACTCTAAATTATGACATTTGTTTCCCTTTTCTGGGAAAAACAAAACTACACAGACAAATATGAGCGCATAACTTGGCCAAAAAGGTTTAGTACCAGTTTGAAACCTGTGAACAGTGGCGCCAAACATCGAGATTTCAGCCCTAGCTACTGAGCACatttaaagaaagaaagcaacAAGACCAACCTTGGAAACGAAGCTAAAGTGTGAAATTTACTGTGACGAGTGCGGGAACTCCTCTCTGGTTTTAGACTTTTGTGTCTTTAAAACCCCCTCTCGCGCTGCAGGGACCCACGGGTTTCACTTTCCAGTTCGGGGTAAAGCGAAGCAAGGgcacgttccccccccccccccccccccccccccccgctaaggAAGCTCTTTGAACCTTTCCGCCGGCGAACGCAGCGGAGCCCGGGCCAGCGGAAGTGCCCGGGAGGGGGGGAGCGAGCGAggtggggaggagccggctggcTGCCGCGTGCCGGGCGGCTCCTCCCCTCCTCGCCTGCCCGTGACTCAGCGGGGGCGGCAGGGCGCATTCCTGAGCGCTGTCAGTGCaaggagcaggaggggagggggcggggcggccCCGGAAGAGCCGGCgccgctccctccctctctggccCCACCTGCCATAAAGCCACGCGTCCCGGCGCTGCCCGGCTCATTCGCACGAGGTCCCGGGCGTCGGCGGCTGCTACTGCGTAGCCAGGTGCTTTCCTCCTCCGCCGCCAGCCCGTCCGTtcgcctgtccccccccccccccccccaagagccgCTCAGCTGGCTACCCAGGGCCGAGCGCGTCGCCGCAGCTCCAGCCTGCCCCAGCGCTTCCCGGCCACCGATCGCCCTTCCCTGCGCCGGAGGAgcccggcggcggcggcagccaTGAAGGTGTCGGGCGCCGAGACGGCGGCGGCGCAGGTGCTGATGGAGGGGGAGCTGGAGAAGCGCAGCGACAACCTGCTGCAGTTCTGGAAGAAGAAGCTGTGCGTGCTGACCCCCGACAGCCTGAGCATGTTCGCCGACGGCCAGAAGCGGCGCTCCAAGTGCAAGGAGCTCAAGCTGCAGTGCATCAAGAAGCTGGACTGCGTGGAGCGCACCGGCAAGTACGTCTACTTCACCATCGTCACCACGGACGACAAGGAGATCGACTTCCGGTGCCCGGACGAGAGCTGCTGGAACGCCGCCATCACCATGGCGCTCATCGACTTCCAGAACAAGAAGGCCGTGCAGCTCTTCAAGGCCCGGCAGGGCGGCGCCAGTCCCGAGGGGCAGCGCTGCGCCTGAGGATCCCCGCCGAGGTGAGCGCTGAGCGGGGCTTTCCTTGGAGCCggttttggaggaggaggaggaggggggggagtctTCTCTCTTGCGGTCGGACCGGCGGTGTAGACATTGCACCGCGCGCCCTCCGCCTGGCTTGGCGTGCGATAAACCTGGCAGCGCTGAAAGGGTTCCGCGTCGCCTCCCTTGCGCTCTTCCCGGGCCTCGTGGCTCTCGCGAATGCCCCCGGCAACCGAGCTAGCCTTTCACGGTTTACCTGTGTCGCCGATCTCGCGAATGCTGCAAGTCAGATGTCTGAGTCCCAGTCTGTCTGGAACGCTTAGTGCCCGAATCGGCCCCGGTTCGCTCGTGAGAAACGCCACAGTGCAAGGGGAGGTTAGCGCCGGGAAAGTGGATGCATAAACATCCGATCCCTATACAGGGATCATGAGACCCGTGAAAACCTTGTAATTAAGGGATGGGTAAATAGTCTTTTAGGGAAGtggctgtgactttttttttttttcttgcagaggTTGAAGGCAGGACTGGGGGGTGCTGGGTTTCAGTCACCCTAAAGTGCACTGTGGCTATGCTTCAGTCCCCAGTGCCACCCTGTAAACCGCATCGTTTAAAATTGCCTTCACGGATAGatttaaaatggtgccagttgAACCCATTCAGCCAACAAAATAGAGCCAACAGACTACTGGAGCTCTTCCTGTCTTTATTTCTGTAGCAACAAATTAGTTTAACATGCAATGGCCCCTCATTATAAATCTATACTGAACAAGCTAGGGGTGGTTCAATAGCCTCTGTCCTGTTTAAATGATAAGGGTGCTGGAGATGAATTTTGACGATGTAATTtgcttacatatatatttttttgctttctcAGTTTTCCACTGGTAATGATCCAGCTATCCTGGGACTTATGTCCGATGGAAAGAGGACGGAATGCCAATGAAGCGAGTGAAGCAAGCGGTTGGTTCCTCTTCTCCGAGAGCGGGGGCAGACCTGGAGCCCCGAGCTTCCGGCACGTTGCCAGCCTGCAGCTTCCTTCAAGGACTTGCAGGAAAGTTGCAACAGACATAACCTGGCACGGCTTTGCCAACCTGGCCTTTTGTTTGCTATTTATATAGGAGCTGCAAACGATTATTCAGCACCAAGCAGAAGAACACTTTAAATTATTTTGATATCTATAtgaatatatatttgtatttatttgaacACTTTTCTTCAAGTTTTCAGtcttaatatttttttcatgtcatAATGTATCAGTTATAAATAAACATGAGGTGACATGCTCACTTTTCTAGCACTCCCCTGTCAGCCAGTGTATTCACTGATGGAGAACATACGTTCATTTTATTAGCTTGAgcctgcagtttcctcctcctttgatcttccagctcagttgaaaccaggactggaatcCAGTGCCATGAAGCTGCATTCACAACTTCCCAGAGATTTGTATCCCTGCCAATTTACTTTACTCCAGTCCTTGCTAGGGGTATGCAGCCAAAAAAAGTTCCCCTATTGGGGTTGTGTGGGTTTCTTCAGTTTTATGCACACTAAATCCTATTTTTAATGTACACTAACCAACCAAACAAATGCACTGCCCTACTGCTTGCAGCTGTAGTCCTTCAGCAAGGACCATGCTCCTTCTGGACTCCACTGGCTAGCCCTAAGTCCAGCTGTGAGGTATGGACACTGTACAAGGACTATAGTGCCTCTgccctccacagcatccccctgTCCTACTGGCAGATCTGAACTGAGCCTGTGCCTCTCTGCATGGTGGCAATGTCACTAGGCTGTTTAATTTTTCTTATTACAAAAGTTTTGAATCAACAGGTTTAGAGCCCTATTCAGAGAGTTGGGGACACAGTCCCTGTTGAATGGCACGGGGGTGTGTTAAAATTTTTACCCTAGTCAGAGAGgtgcaaagaaaataaaaatgtttagagGTTTCTGGAATTagtttggaactttttttttttaattttgttaaaatgcaaTGCAGATTCttccaactgaagaaaaaaaatgggtGGATTCTCTTCAGATTCCCACTACTGCAAATTTGCATCGGATCCAGTCACACTTTTCTCCAGATTCACTAGAAGTTTCCACAGCAAAGCTGgagaaaatc
Coding sequences within:
- the PHLDA2 gene encoding pleckstrin homology-like domain family A member 2, yielding MKVSGAETAAAQVLMEGELEKRSDNLLQFWKKKLCVLTPDSLSMFADGQKRRSKCKELKLQCIKKLDCVERTGKYVYFTIVTTDDKEIDFRCPDESCWNAAITMALIDFQNKKAVQLFKARQGGASPEGQRCA